From the genome of Medicago truncatula cultivar Jemalong A17 chromosome 2, MtrunA17r5.0-ANR, whole genome shotgun sequence:
GGTAGAGATGGCGTAAGTTGTTGTAGATGAGTgatgaaaaattatataaaataaaaaggttttAGAGAATTATTcaatctcaaaccaaaaccagaTAGATCCGCCTGGAATGCTTACCATTTCTCAAGGGATACGCTTTGGAACACGTTTGTCAGAGGTACAGGCTTGGTCTCTCTCTCATTTCATTTCCTGCGAGATTCTCGCTGCATCTACTTACGGATCTCCAATTcactctttattttcttttttataattctttTCTGTTGCTACAAAGTGGAACTGTTAATCTACTATTTTCGATTTACTGTCttgaaaatttagattttgagactaatttattatttattatgctTCCATATCTTTTTCCAGACTGCTCTGTTCCGCTACAAACACCATTTATCTTAAGTTAAGCTTTTTCATAAAGTGCTTAAATGTTTCTTCTGTTATGGATTTTAGAATATCTTTACTTGTTCCTAGTGGACAATGCAAGGTAATATTCGTATAACTCAAACCACTGTTCTGTATACATGTATTATCATTGTCATCTCATCGTTTCTTGTAATGCGTAGGTTTAAAGAGAAGTATTTTTCAAATGGGGATGTCTACATTGGTTTTGTCAAGGGAAAACGTAGGCATGGCAAGGGAAAGTACACATGGTCAAATGGAACAATATATGAGGGTGATTGGGTTGATGGAAAAAGGACAGGGAAAGGGCGGATCATATATCCATCAGGAGCAAGTTATGAGGGTGAATTCTTTAGGAATTCCCGTCATGGTCACGGCACTCTTAAAAAATCTGATGGGGGTATCTACGTTGGTAACTTCGAGAGTGATCTTTTCCATGGCAAGGGAAAGTACACATGGTCACATGGAACAATATACGATGGTGATTGGGTTGATGGAAGAAGGACAGGGAAAGGGCAAATGATATATCTATCAGGAACAAGTTTTGAGGGTCAATTCTTTAGGAATTCCCGTCATGGTCAAGGCACCCTTACCATATCCAATGGCCAAGTCTACATTGGTAACTTCAAGAGTAATCTTTTCCATGGCAAGGGAAAGTACACATGGCCAGATGGAGAAATATACGAGGGTGATTGGATTGATGGAAGAAAGACTGGGAAAGCTCGGATCATATGTCCATCAGGATCAACTTTTGAGGGTGAATTCTCCAGGAATTCCCGTCATGGTCACGGCACCCTTAAAAAATCTAATGGGGATATCTACATTGGTAACTTCGAGAGTGATCTTTTCCATGGCAAAGGAAAGTACACATGGTTAGATGGAACAATATACGAGGGTGATTGGGTTGAAGGAAGAAGGATAGGGAAAGGACGGATAATATATCCATCAGGAGCAAGTTTGGAGGGTGAATTCTCTAGGAATTCCTTTCATGGTCACGGAACTCATACAAAATCAAACGGGGAAGTCTACATTGGTAACTTCAAGAGCGATTTTTACCATGGCAAGGGAAAGTACACATGGTCAGATGGAACGGTATACGAGGGTGATTGGGTTGATGGAGGAAGAACAGGGAAAGGTCGGATCATATATCCATCAGGATCAATTTTTAAGGGTGAATTCTCCAAGAATTCCCGTCATGGTCACGGCACCCTTAAAAAATCTGATGGGGATATCTACATTGGTAACTTTGAGAGTGATCTTTTCCATGGCAAGGGAAATTACACATGGTCAGATGGAACGGTATACGAGGGTGATTGGGTTGATGGAAGAAGGACAGGGAAAGGACGGATAATATATCCATCAGGAGCAAGTTTTGAGGGTGAATTCTCTAGGAATTCCTTTCATGGTCACGGAACTCATACAAAATCAAACGGGGAAGTCTACGTTGGTAACTTCAAGAGCGGTTTTTCCCATGGCAAGGGAAAGTACATATGGTCAGATGGAACAATATACAAGGGTGATTGGGTTGATGGAAAAAGTACAGGGAAAGGACTGATCATATATCCATCAGGAGCAAGTTTTGAGGGTGAATTCTCTAGGAGTTCCCATCGTGGTCACAACACCCTTACAAAATCCAATGAGGATGTCTACATTGATAGCACCGAGAGTAATCTTTTCCATTCGCAGGGAAAGTAAACTTGGTCAATTGGAACAATATATGAGGGTAAATTATCTGACCCAGGTAaattattttatcctttttagtATTATGGAAAAACTGATCTAGCATATATTCATGGTTACCAGAATTATTACTTTTCTTTCAACAGttctatatttaattattttaaaatcattgcCTTGTGTAGAAAATCATTTGACTAAGTGTATTCAAGAAGCTAGATGACTTGGAATCATTGAAAATGGCAACGCATGGTTGTTATATGAAGTTAAAGTTTATAATTGTATTCATGCGTACTTACTTGCTGCTTGGTTCccaaatcaaattaatataagAATTATTTATTATGCTATAAGTTGCGTGTTTAATGttgtcaattgaaaattctaaATACTGACAGAAAAACTTTGGTATGGATAGAGGATGTAAACATGTTTTATACGTCTATATAATTCATCTATAACTGAGACAAGTAGACTGTCAAAGAAAATTTTAGTCCCGCTTATCGTCTGTTCAGTTACCGACATATTGggtttatttattaaaaaaaaaaatatatatttttgatacTCCTTCAACCGTACTCTTGTCGTTTCGGGGGACGTATCCGATACAATAGCAAGAATGAAGAATCCGTGCATCACATGTACTGTGTTTATGGCATTTATTCTCATGTTAATGTGTGTTTTATTTCTCCTACGCAGAGATCATGACGACGTGAAAGGGTGTTCTCGGTTGCTACAGGAGATGTAGAGTTGTAGAGCTAGGAGTTCAGTAGCTGGTTGTTTTTGGAGTCTGCTTTTCTGTATTCCTCTGTGTAGACGTTTTACATCAAGTTGAACTCTAttctaaaatttcaatttttgaagtttatttattattgtctGGTACCAATTCTCAATTTCTCACCTTGTTTAGTGTTAGTGGTGATAGACATCTTATTCACATTTTGTTTAGTTGAGACTTCCTTTCATTGCATGATAACTTAAGACTGTCGGTGTTTAATGTTTGCTTTCACATTAATCATTGAGTGGTATTGTAGTTGCAACTTTTCCTTAGTGCATGAGATCGTTATTTAGTGAACTCAGAGAGCTGGCTTGATGCAATTTCTACCTTGATTACATATTTAAATCATTAACATCAACAAAGTTGATTGATTTTGCTTTTTTCTAAATTGAGAATTTTAGCTCGTTTAAGAGAAACGCCCAAGTTATAAAACATTTGTTTCGAGAATTTTGGCCCATCGTATTTGCGTGTCCATTCCTTGATTCTGCTACTTTTTACTTGGGATGGGTCTTGGGACTAATTTTTTAACTGTTACTTCAAAATTGAACACATTTTCTATAAAAACAACACATTAACcacaatcataaaaataaattaatattgaataaatacTTACAGCAGCTTGTAACTTGTCAAGTTCCTTTTCACGATTCTGCTGCAATTGGCGTTGAAAAGATTCATTCTCTTCAGACATTCTTATCTTCCTCAAGTTTGCATGCATTGTGAAGTAGTAGCCGCTTATCGTTGAACAGAATGTCCTTTTACCAATGCTTTCAACCTCGCCAAACCTTTCAATCCACGCAACGTCCTCCTTgcctaaaataataacaaattaagaaaatattggTCACAAGATAAGGAAAATCTGAACGAATACCAATTTTTTTACCAGATAAAGTTGGTTTTTACCTGAAGTTCTTGAAGAGGTGAACCACATGTTGTTTCAGCTTGAGGAAAAGGATGATCGTTATGAGGTTTATGAATTTTGGAGCACCTTTAtcaacttaaaaagaaaattctttAGAACATTCCCATAAAAACAATCAAAGAGAGGGAATAGAACTTGATGCATCTGTCATATGGTGAAACTTGCAACAGATTTAAAACCCTTGATTTAATAACTCAAACAAATCAAGTGTTAGTCATCTGTATAATAAAAGTTGGAGGTACCTCAAGCATTATCTTTCGACGTTAGAGCTATAGCAGCAAGTACGATATCCATTTTAGGAGGTATTATTTTAAGACAATCAAGTCCTATTCTTTTGCTTGATAtaccaaagaaagaaagaaacatagCAGCAACATCGCCTAAAAATACAGACACTActcaattttatcataaaagttGGAGGTACCTCAAGCATTATCTTTCGACGTTAGAGCTATCTCCACCAATTTAATGTTTCCACTTAGCTGAGAAGCCTTGAAGGATGGTAGGATAGAAAATCCATCAAGAAGCTTGAGACACTTCAACCCCCATTTTTGCATCAAGAACTCGATAAGTTGATCCCACTGCAAAAGGTTGCATGGCTAAGTtcagaaaatattaaaaaaaaaaattataagatgcAGAATGAAAAGTAAAGACAAAATTGTTTCACAAATTTTGAGCATCACTGAGAATGAAAAGTACCTTATATTATGGTATGAGGTTATAAAAATTGATCCAGGTGAGTTTTGGAGTAGGAATGTCACAGTAGCAAAGAGGTCATCAAAagctaaataatataaaagaaagaatgatttaGTACATCAAATCCAAACAAAGACCTGAAACAGATCCTTCTCTCACCATTTGAGTCATACAACACGTCAGCACCTAGAATAATTGTAAGTCGTAAATCAAATATGGATGAATCCCAAACTCCCCATGTCAGCCCTAGCACCTTCAAATAGAAGCCAATACATTCAGACAACACAAACAAACATGATACAAATAAAAACTTCAATGTCAAccattgtttaataaatcacaAACTCAACAAAAACCATCCAATTAATTACTAAATCTATGAAATCTCATATTAGAAATCCACCAAAATGAAGAAGATATTTGAGTGATTGCATTATGATGGAGATTTTTTCATTTGAGACTACAACAGCCGAAATCTAAAATCTTAACCTAGCTTCACAACCTAAAACCAGAATGGAAATTCAAAAAAGTGCACAATCTCAACAAAAACTATCCAAATAATTACTTAAtctatcaaatttcaaattcaaaatccaTTTAACTTGATAAAGATGATAACTGGGAAAAGAATATTAAAGATAATAACTGATACTAACTTGACAAtaataaagaataataattGATACTAACTTGACAAATAAAGAACGATAATTGATGATGCATAATTATTAGTAGTGTCGAACTTCTAGATGACAATACAGAGATGACCTTGTTAAACCACATCAATACAAAGATCTCGCTTCAAATTGCATTGGTTATCctgaaaaatatcattaataacgttgataaaactgaaaaaagaaggttgaagatgatgaataacTGATACATATTGAATCCAAGATTGAGTTAAACTATTGTGCTGCAAATTTCTtccattgataaaaaaacacaatacaCCTACAAATTTTTTGTTCTTAATCATTTATGGACCTCAACTATTTCcgtcaacaaataaaaaatactatgcTATATCTGATTAAAATCCCGAAAGACGAATCCACCAACAATATAACCAGCTACAAAATATGAATAGCAACAGCAAGCAAAAAGATAGCAAAACCATTCGATGTCAAGAGCAAGTGGTGCTCCAGCAGAGAGAGCTGCTACCAGTACAGATAGTGGAGGCAAAAACAGTCAAATATCATTACAAGTATGAGGAATgaaactgtaaaaaaaaaaaaactatctatGAAAGACAACACCTTTTAAGAAAACACTAATGTTAACAAATCCTTCTGAGAAATATAGTATTACGGATTTAGAAGTAAACTAAATGTAATAGGAACAAGCACAACATGTGTAATGCTAAACACCAATCCTTTTACATCTATAGACAGTTTCTTCCAGCAACATTAATAAGAGTGACATGACAAAAATCGCAGCAATAGTAAAAATGATGTGTCACAACTATGCTTAATGGTGCCATTTGTGGGTCAGATAGAAAAGCAATTGGATAGATTAATTGCTTATTAAATATTAGTTATAAAACGAATGACAAGTACAGTCGAGATCCGTTTAAGAATCTAAACGAGGTGCTACATTGTGGATGGTCTTAGAATTCGttgtcaaattttattttgacactGGTGTCCACGGGTCttatctatttaaaaataatatgagGATGAAGTTAACTGGAACATACAAATTTAAGGACCAAAACACCTATTCACTCAAACTTTTTACGCTATAAAGTGCATTTATCTTGTGATTCTAAAAATGATTCATCACATTAAAGTCTATTTATAATtatcattaatatcattttaattttatagtttTCTAGTTTAAAAACGTATCTTGAAGGTTTTATAGTTCCTTCATCCATGCGCGCAGAAGAAAACAATTgtaaatttatatttgaaatttgaaacaaaatcacacaattttttttttttataaaaataaacgatatttattcattttaattaatagagTATATTAatgcaatacaaattcaaagtcgTTAAAAACAAAGTGGATGAATTTGCTAACAAATTCACAACATCGGTGTTAATAGAAACATGTAATAGCAGAGTATCTATGTgtctacaaatatgactatatcaaagtctctaaaatatttttgttttgtcaaagtcattaattaaatatacaattgTTCAAAACTAATCTTtaaatatgaatcaaataaacatcgcACTAAGAcggaaaattaaaacaaacaaaatcatgCAGAAGTAAAATAATTTGCCATCATATACAaatgcgttttttttttctttttttttttttttttttgatgaaagggAGGGCCGAAGCCCGGAAAAAGAAATTACATCTTAATCAAGCGCGGAAAAGTAACCCCCGCTTGATCAGCAGCTAACAAATGGTTAATTTGAGTCGGACACGACTCATAAAATATCATCTCATTCTCCATGATACATCCAATATTAGCTAACGCATCAGCGCACCTATTTGCTTCACGATACGAGTGTTTAACCTTCACTTCCCATTCCATTTGAAGaagttttctaattttttgaacaagacTCCTACCCCTCGCATTGCTTTCCTTCCCACTCGTAATAATATTCACAACCACCAGAGAATCCACATTTAATTCTACTGCAGTGAACCCCATACGTTTCGCACACCGGAGACCTTCCAAAACTCCCCATAGCTCTGCAATAAAAGCATCACACTTCCCTAAAAATTTGGAGAACCCCGCTAACCACTCGCCTTGCGAACCTCGGATAAGTCCTCCACACCCCGCGATACTACCATCCTTACACGCTCCGTCAGTATTGATCTTGACCCACCCAATCGGTGGTTCCTTCCATCCCACTTCCTCCAAATGTCTCAGCTGAGATGTCACAATAGCAGACTTTGCTATTGCATTATGATAATCATTAACATAactcataataatatttttagcaTGTAAAGGTCTTTGGTAGTTATCATTATGAGTTTCCTTGTTTCTCCAATTCCATATAGCGTGACAAGCAGTGGCCCAAAAGTCCACTCCACATTGTGATTCCAATAGACATtagtaaacaaattaaaattaatccAATTAGATAAATCACCTTCAAAGAAACTTGTTCTTGCAGCATTGTCCACTACACACAACCAAAGTGCCGTGACTTTTGGACAGTCCCTCAAAACATGAATTTCAGACTCAATCTCATCATGACAGAACCTACACATAGGATTACCAATCCCCATCTTATGCTTCCTCAAATTTGTTAACAATCTTCCATGGTAGagtgatgtagtatttttgcatcaaacaattgtaagtatttatatcgtctcctcagggactagtgcgatatcgcggaccgttcgacaccaatTATCATTTCAAGTTAAAAGATAAgctgtttgtttgttttagtaactgaattgcaaatgataaaattgagattaatagggtgtaaaacttgttaggattagagttccttgatcaagcgttgcacgtaacctaatgatcatacatggattctagcttttctttgatattatcacgtatccctcgacaacaccattcgtgtccaaacaatattgtgaaatcaattgtatcattcaatggtcgatgtctcaaactattgaatgattcaagagtcgatcttatcgttcaatcgatgatttctcaatctattaaatgataagaaagctttaggtttggatactcaaggtgattatcaaagcatcgattccatgtctagaacctatgttttgatagatggttattctaaacctagattcaaaagtatttctcaatcacaattaaatcaaagataaagattaaagtgcaagaataacatcaatatcaaatcaaatgctagaaccatatatttatagatcaaaagattacatgtttaagctatgatcaagtacctctaatcccaacaaaggagatttagctactcattgtcatggaagccttgcaagaatgaattgaagaagcaagattcattacaacttgtgatgtctcaacaaaggatgaagaatccactctctatcactctcactctataaagcacaagccctatctctctctctagaaatattacaagtgaaaaaCTAAGAGAAAAACTATCTAAAAACTATGTATATAAACTATATCCcaatgaaatggttgagtgggctatttatacAATTCTGACTCTGcatcaactcgcctcgcgagctcattcattcgccatggcgagttgaggttccttcgccattgggtttgtgccacgtcagctgTAAGAGGCTAAACCGccttcactcgcctcgcgagtcattccactcgccatggcgagtaagctcgCCTTTCACccgccattgcgagttggtggcgtgtgatctttgttgcattctggacttgctcgccTTTgatgcttgccatggcgagttggaggcgagtgatctcacttttctgcctttttgtacttttctccattttcttctctttgcttgatgtcttgagttcgaatcctgcacaaatgggtgaagtaagatagataaagcgtaaaagggcaataatcacttatttctcggcttttcccttaataacttgcaaaacaagtaacaaaagtgcctaaaatatatcacttaaattacaactttctagcacttatcataGAGCATCCACATAAAATGCTTTATACGTTCAGGTGCTCTAATCTTCCACAACTTTAACCAAATCTCATCTTGTGCATCATTGTCAAATTTTGACAGCATATGATAAGCTGATGCAATTGTGAATTTTCCATTAGAAGAACCCGA
Proteins encoded in this window:
- the LOC25487281 gene encoding junctophilin-1 encodes the protein MFLLLWILEYLYLFLVDNARFKEKYFSNGDVYIGFVKGKRRHGKGKYTWSNGTIYEGDWVDGKRTGKGRIIYPSGASYEGEFFRNSRHGHGTLKKSDGGIYVGNFESDLFHGKGKYTWSHGTIYDGDWVDGRRTGKGQMIYLSGTSFEGQFFRNSRHGQGTLTISNGQVYIGNFKSNLFHGKGKYTWPDGEIYEGDWIDGRKTGKARIICPSGSTFEGEFSRNSRHGHGTLKKSNGDIYIGNFESDLFHGKGKYTWLDGTIYEGDWVEGRRIGKGRIIYPSGASLEGEFSRNSFHGHGTHTKSNGEVYIGNFKSDFYHGKGKYTWSDGTVYEGDWVDGGRTGKGRIIYPSGSIFKGEFSKNSRHGHGTLKKSDGDIYIGNFESDLFHGKGNYTWSDGTVYEGDWVDGRRTGKGRIIYPSGASFEGEFSRNSFHGHGTHTKSNGEVYVGNFKSGFSHGKGKYIWSDGTIYKGDWVDGKSTGKGLIIYPSGASFEGEFSRSSHRGHNTLTKSNEDVYIDSTESNLFHSQGK